One Vallitalea pronyensis genomic region harbors:
- a CDS encoding spore coat protein, whose amino-acid sequence MSIQLSQKERMILEDEKHMEEICVKKYTSYAEQAKDPALKQLFTKIAGQEQHHYDMVDDLLNGKEPPNMQGSGGQGQQKQQQQGNQNTHKTKPREEFTDQGFGNAMDNVSDEVLCSDLLATEKYVASTYNVAVFEAANPVVRQAVQHIQQEEQGHGQMLFDYMQSHGMYQVE is encoded by the coding sequence ATGAGCATTCAATTAAGTCAAAAAGAACGTATGATATTAGAAGATGAGAAACACATGGAAGAGATTTGTGTGAAAAAGTATACCAGTTATGCAGAACAAGCAAAAGACCCCGCATTAAAGCAGTTATTTACTAAAATAGCCGGACAGGAACAACATCATTATGATATGGTAGATGATTTGCTAAATGGTAAAGAACCACCAAATATGCAAGGGAGTGGTGGACAAGGACAGCAAAAACAACAACAGCAAGGGAATCAAAATACCCATAAAACAAAACCCCGAGAAGAATTTACAGATCAGGGTTTTGGTAATGCTATGGATAATGTAAGTGATGAAGTGCTATGCAGTGATTTATTAGCTACAGAGAAATATGTTGCTAGCACGTATAATGTTGCCGTTTTTGAAGCCGCTAACCCAGTGGTAAGACAGGCTGTTCAACATATTCAACAAGAAGAACAAGGACATGGTCAGATGTTGTTTGATTACATGCAAAGTCATGGCATGTATCAAGTAGAATAA
- a CDS encoding rubrerythrin family protein, whose amino-acid sequence MAVKNAMTADFLRSAYGGESMAHMRYLIWGHVAAKEGMPNIGRLFEAIAYAEYAHADNHFRVLGDEKGDHTVAAGAVFGVGKTSENLQGAIDGELHEINQMYPVYLETAKFQDEKGAKIAFHYALEAEKIHAKLFQEAQHYAKEEKDMPIEEIYICPVCGFTHVGHPPDKCPVCGVDKNKFKVF is encoded by the coding sequence ATGGCTGTAAAGAATGCTATGACAGCTGATTTCTTGCGCTCTGCTTATGGTGGAGAGAGTATGGCTCATATGCGTTATTTAATATGGGGACATGTAGCAGCAAAAGAAGGGATGCCCAATATTGGCAGGCTATTTGAGGCAATTGCATATGCAGAATATGCCCATGCGGACAATCACTTTCGTGTGTTAGGAGATGAAAAAGGGGACCATACAGTAGCGGCGGGTGCAGTCTTTGGTGTTGGTAAAACCAGTGAGAATCTTCAAGGGGCTATTGATGGTGAACTTCATGAAATAAATCAAATGTACCCTGTATATCTGGAAACAGCCAAGTTCCAAGATGAAAAAGGTGCGAAGATAGCTTTTCATTATGCATTAGAAGCTGAGAAAATCCATGCCAAATTATTTCAGGAAGCTCAGCATTATGCCAAAGAAGAAAAAGACATGCCTATAGAAGAAATCTATATATGCCCGGTATGTGGTTTTACTCATGTAGGTCATCCACCAGACAAGTGCCCTGTATGTGGTGTGGATAAGAATAAATTTAAAGTGTTTTAA
- a CDS encoding IclR family transcriptional regulator, with protein MSKSTLQTVERAFHILEILSEEANGLTATEIEKKLQLNKSTVHRLLMTLLSKGFIEKRENTNAYIIGLKMVELSSIRLNNIELKTEAVPYLRELSYKLNQPVQLATYRDGDAVFIEKIEPINSIRVYSQIGKRIPAYCCSVGKAMLVQWSDDTIREMLQDTSWIAYTPTTLQNIDSLIKEVNEARQTGFAIDNEEHEEGIFCIAAPIYDYRGDIIAAISTAGTNKEFLVDHDAPIIREVKDTAAHISARMGYHLQN; from the coding sequence ATGTCAAAAAGTACATTGCAGACCGTTGAGCGGGCTTTTCATATTCTTGAGATTTTGTCAGAAGAAGCCAATGGCTTAACAGCCACAGAGATTGAAAAAAAATTGCAATTAAACAAGAGTACTGTTCACCGTCTATTAATGACGTTGTTAAGTAAAGGGTTCATTGAAAAAAGAGAAAATACCAATGCTTACATTATAGGGCTTAAGATGGTGGAACTTAGCAGTATTCGATTAAATAACATAGAGTTAAAAACAGAAGCAGTACCCTATCTACGTGAATTATCATATAAACTAAATCAACCGGTACAGTTAGCTACTTATCGAGACGGTGATGCTGTATTTATTGAAAAAATTGAACCCATTAATTCCATCAGGGTATATTCTCAAATAGGTAAACGCATTCCAGCTTATTGCTGTTCAGTAGGAAAAGCCATGTTAGTACAATGGAGTGACGATACAATACGGGAGATGCTGCAAGATACCAGTTGGATTGCTTATACACCTACCACATTACAAAATATAGACAGTTTGATAAAAGAAGTGAATGAAGCTAGACAAACTGGATTTGCTATTGATAATGAAGAACATGAAGAAGGGATATTCTGTATAGCTGCACCCATTTATGATTATCGAGGGGATATCATTGCAGCCATAAGTACAGCAGGTACGAATAAAGAATTTCTTGTGGACCATGATGCCCCCATTATTCGTGAAGTGAAAGATACAGCAGCTCATATCTCTGCACGTATGGGCTATCATCTCCAGAATTAG
- the kduI gene encoding 5-dehydro-4-deoxy-D-glucuronate isomerase produces the protein MEIRQPANSKDAKHYTTDRLREEFLIEDLFIPGEIKRVYSHIDRIITMGICPSDKSLGLGENLDIWKTLGTTYFLERRELGMINVGGKGSVTVDGDVFTLNARDGLYVAKGAKEVTFASDDPSNPAKFYTLSAPAHTAYKNVHIDMTKAKQVDLGSQESCNKRTIFQYIHPEVVDSCQLMMGLTKMADGNVWNTMPAHTHERRMEVYFYFDLPEDAAVFHYMGEPTETRHILTKNEQAVISPSWSIHSGCGTCAYSFIWGMVGENKAFDDMDHIKIVDMK, from the coding sequence ATGGAAATTAGACAACCAGCCAATTCAAAAGATGCCAAACATTATACAACAGATCGGTTGAGAGAAGAATTTTTAATAGAAGACTTATTTATACCTGGTGAAATTAAACGTGTTTATAGCCATATCGACCGTATTATCACCATGGGTATATGTCCAAGCGATAAAAGCCTTGGATTAGGTGAAAACTTAGATATATGGAAGACCTTAGGTACGACCTACTTTCTAGAGCGAAGAGAATTAGGTATGATTAATGTGGGTGGTAAAGGTTCGGTTACTGTAGATGGCGACGTGTTCACATTGAATGCGCGTGATGGTTTATATGTTGCAAAAGGTGCTAAAGAAGTTACATTTGCTAGTGATGACCCTAGTAATCCGGCCAAATTCTATACTTTAAGTGCTCCAGCTCATACGGCTTACAAAAATGTACATATTGATATGACAAAGGCAAAACAAGTTGATTTAGGCTCCCAAGAAAGTTGTAATAAGCGAACAATTTTCCAATATATTCATCCAGAAGTTGTGGACAGCTGTCAACTGATGATGGGATTAACGAAGATGGCAGATGGTAATGTATGGAATACCATGCCTGCTCATACCCATGAACGTCGAATGGAAGTTTATTTCTACTTTGATTTACCAGAAGATGCTGCTGTGTTTCATTATATGGGTGAGCCTACAGAAACAAGACATATCCTCACGAAGAATGAGCAAGCGGTTATATCGCCCAGCTGGTCCATTCATTCTGGCTGTGGTACATGTGCATATTCATTTATATGGGGTATGGTAGGTGAGAATAAAGCATTTGATGATATGGATCACATTAAAATCGTAGACATGAAATAG
- the kduD gene encoding 2-dehydro-3-deoxy-D-gluconate 5-dehydrogenase KduD, with product MGTHFSLEGKVAIVTGCSTGLGQGMTVGLSEAGADIVGVDYVEAPETKKMVESLGRQYLSIQANLLTIDPIQGIVDQAVETYGHVDILVNNAGIIRREDAIDFTEKDWDDVMDINIKTVFFFSQAVAKQYMKQQSGGKIINIASMLSFQGGIRVPSYTASKSGVMGITRLCANEWAKENINVNAIAPGYMSTNNTKALREDSARSAEILGRIPANRWGLPSDLAGPIVFLASSASDYVNGYTLAVDGGWLAR from the coding sequence ATGGGTACGCATTTTTCTTTAGAAGGTAAAGTAGCTATCGTTACAGGATGCAGTACGGGACTTGGTCAAGGTATGACTGTTGGTCTTTCAGAAGCAGGAGCCGATATTGTCGGAGTGGATTATGTAGAAGCACCTGAAACAAAAAAAATGGTAGAATCACTAGGGCGTCAATACCTTTCCATTCAGGCCAATCTATTGACCATTGATCCTATTCAAGGCATCGTTGACCAAGCAGTAGAGACATATGGTCATGTAGATATTTTAGTGAATAATGCAGGTATTATTCGCCGTGAAGATGCCATTGATTTTACAGAAAAAGACTGGGATGATGTAATGGATATTAATATAAAAACCGTATTCTTCTTCAGTCAGGCTGTAGCTAAGCAATATATGAAACAACAATCAGGTGGGAAGATCATTAACATTGCATCCATGTTATCTTTCCAAGGTGGTATTCGTGTACCATCTTATACCGCTAGTAAGAGTGGGGTTATGGGCATTACCAGGTTATGTGCCAATGAATGGGCGAAAGAAAATATCAATGTGAATGCTATTGCTCCAGGTTACATGAGTACCAATAATACAAAAGCTCTTAGAGAAGACTCAGCGAGAAGTGCAGAGATACTGGGTAGAATTCCAGCTAACCGTTGGGGATTACCTTCTGATTTAGCAGGGCCTATTGTATTCTTAGCATCCTCAGCAAGTGATTATGTTAATGGTTATACTTTGGCTGTTGATGGTGGCTGGTTAGCAAGATAG
- a CDS encoding Kelch repeat-containing protein, giving the protein MVKKTVRLMVLLMFVSMLSSMTAYAEADLGSWTTKASISTDKYGVGTVGVNGKIYVIGGHGLGGLGGNFNTVEEYNAVTNQWTIKSNMPTPRSALSVVEVNGKIYAIGGQSDKYTNVVEEYNPITDQWTKKTSMQFARNGLGLAAVNGKIYAIGGHDGNGYVKEIEEYDPLTNTWKIVTTIPTTRAHLGVAVANEKIYVIGGSEDSTIFNVVEEYDPVTKIWTTKASMPTSRYGLGVTEVKGKLYAIGGTNNGTYNTVEEYDPITDSWKTMTSMPTPRRYLGVAQLNGKVYAIGGTDNNHRFNTVEEYTPPAPEPTFILDIEPQQEKINLFHTVTADLVIDNITDIVAEDIRIQYDQDKLEFLGFEEVAGMKLVQSIEDTGKGQLRVIIASMGETNIIHGKEVLLQLKFKGIGEGEAVIDITKGRVTDGITIEKDLLAEACGKGSITIEALKDVDNSGAFTLLDLGIDARHLTKDPTIPELEMYHTDIVENGVIDEADLLAIAQYILDNPNYTPNNE; this is encoded by the coding sequence ATGGTAAAAAAAACAGTAAGGTTAATGGTTTTGTTGATGTTCGTATCCATGTTAAGCTCCATGACAGCTTATGCAGAAGCAGACTTGGGATCTTGGACAACTAAGGCGAGTATATCAACAGATAAGTATGGAGTAGGAACAGTAGGAGTAAATGGAAAGATATATGTTATTGGTGGGCATGGACTAGGAGGACTAGGAGGTAATTTCAATACAGTTGAAGAATATAATGCAGTAACAAATCAGTGGACAATAAAAAGTAATATGCCAACTCCTAGATCAGCTTTAAGTGTAGTAGAAGTAAATGGTAAAATATATGCTATAGGTGGCCAAAGTGATAAATATACAAATGTCGTTGAAGAATATAACCCCATTACAGATCAATGGACAAAGAAAACCAGTATGCAGTTTGCTAGAAATGGATTAGGACTAGCAGCAGTAAATGGTAAAATATATGCCATTGGAGGTCACGACGGTAATGGTTACGTCAAGGAAATAGAAGAATACGATCCATTAACAAATACGTGGAAAATAGTAACGACCATACCAACCACAAGGGCACACCTTGGGGTTGCAGTGGCTAATGAAAAGATATATGTTATTGGAGGTAGTGAAGATTCAACTATATTTAATGTAGTGGAGGAATATGACCCAGTGACAAAAATATGGACAACAAAAGCAAGTATGCCAACCTCCAGATATGGATTAGGTGTAACGGAAGTAAAAGGTAAGTTATATGCTATAGGTGGGACTAATAATGGCACTTATAACACAGTAGAAGAGTACGACCCTATAACAGATTCGTGGAAAACCATGACAAGTATGCCAACACCCAGAAGGTACTTAGGTGTTGCGCAGTTAAATGGTAAAGTTTATGCCATTGGTGGAACTGACAATAATCATCGTTTTAACACTGTAGAAGAATACACACCTCCAGCACCAGAGCCAACATTTATTTTAGACATTGAACCCCAACAAGAAAAAATCAATCTATTTCATACGGTGACAGCGGACTTAGTGATTGATAACATAACCGATATAGTAGCAGAAGATATACGTATCCAATACGATCAAGACAAGCTAGAATTCTTAGGTTTTGAAGAAGTGGCTGGTATGAAGCTTGTGCAATCCATTGAAGATACAGGCAAAGGGCAGTTAAGGGTTATCATAGCAAGTATGGGTGAAACCAATATTATTCATGGAAAGGAAGTTCTACTGCAACTTAAGTTCAAAGGTATTGGTGAGGGAGAAGCTGTTATTGATATAACAAAGGGTAGAGTAACAGATGGTATCACCATAGAAAAGGATTTATTGGCTGAGGCATGTGGCAAAGGCAGCATAACCATCGAGGCATTAAAAGATGTGGATAACAGTGGAGCATTTACATTACTGGACTTAGGAATTGATGCACGGCATTTAACAAAAGATCCTACAATTCCTGAATTAGAGATGTATCATACAGATATTGTAGAAAACGGTGTAATCGACGAAGCAGATCTATTAGCTATAGCTCAGTACATATTAGATAATCCTAATTACACACCTAATAACGAATAG
- a CDS encoding NADP-dependent glyceraldehyde-3-phosphate dehydrogenase, whose product MFQDIKENNQYKNLINGQWVVSDNKLTIHSPIDGSEVGKIQAMSKEEVNEAVEGAKKAYPIWAAKSVSERADILHKAAGLLEERVDAIADVLANEIAKDLGGAKSEVIRTVDFMRFTADEGKRIQGETLQGDGFHGFSKDKLAFVTREPVGVVLAISPFNYPVNLSASKIAPALMAGNSVVFKPPTQGSISALHLAKVFQDAGLPDGVLNTVTGKGSDIGDFIIQHEAIDLINFTGSSGVGKHISDVTSMVPTIMELGGKDAAIVLEDADMEHAANNIVKGAFSYSGQRCTALKRVLVLESIADQLVELITQGVSQLKVGSPFDHATITPLINEQAADFVQELIDDAIEKGATLKLGNKRDKNLLYPTVFDHVTTDMRIAWEEPFGPVLPIIRVQSIDEAIAIANASEYGLQSSIFTNDIDDAFHIARLLEVGTVQINNKTERGPDHFPFLGVKASGMGTQGIRYSIEAMSRPKAIVVNLRARSDQEG is encoded by the coding sequence ATGTTTCAAGACATTAAAGAGAATAATCAGTATAAGAATTTAATAAATGGTCAGTGGGTTGTATCGGATAACAAACTCACCATACATTCCCCAATAGATGGTTCTGAGGTAGGCAAAATTCAGGCCATGTCCAAAGAAGAGGTTAATGAGGCTGTAGAAGGTGCTAAGAAAGCTTATCCTATATGGGCAGCAAAATCAGTAAGTGAAAGAGCAGATATCTTGCATAAGGCAGCAGGTTTATTAGAAGAACGAGTTGATGCCATCGCAGATGTTTTGGCAAATGAAATTGCTAAGGATCTAGGCGGTGCTAAGTCAGAGGTTATTCGGACGGTTGATTTTATGAGGTTTACAGCTGATGAAGGCAAAAGAATTCAAGGTGAAACATTACAGGGTGATGGTTTTCACGGCTTTTCCAAAGATAAGTTAGCATTTGTTACAAGAGAACCCGTTGGCGTTGTGCTTGCTATTTCACCCTTTAACTATCCCGTTAATTTATCTGCTTCTAAGATTGCACCGGCTCTCATGGCAGGAAATAGTGTGGTTTTTAAACCACCTACACAGGGGTCCATTAGTGCACTTCACTTGGCCAAGGTTTTTCAAGATGCAGGATTGCCCGATGGGGTACTCAACACGGTCACTGGAAAGGGTTCTGATATTGGTGATTTCATCATTCAACATGAAGCCATTGATTTAATCAATTTTACAGGCAGCAGCGGCGTAGGGAAACATATATCCGATGTAACATCCATGGTGCCTACCATTATGGAGTTAGGCGGTAAAGACGCTGCTATTGTGCTTGAAGATGCAGACATGGAGCATGCAGCCAATAATATTGTAAAAGGAGCATTTAGCTATTCAGGTCAACGCTGTACAGCACTTAAAAGAGTGTTGGTTTTGGAAAGCATTGCTGATCAGTTAGTGGAGCTCATCACACAGGGCGTCTCTCAATTAAAAGTAGGGAGTCCATTTGATCATGCTACCATTACACCATTAATTAATGAACAAGCAGCAGATTTTGTCCAAGAGCTGATAGACGATGCCATTGAAAAAGGTGCAACCCTTAAGCTTGGTAATAAGCGGGACAAAAATTTATTATACCCTACAGTATTTGACCATGTAACAACAGATATGCGTATTGCATGGGAAGAGCCTTTTGGTCCTGTTCTCCCCATTATACGTGTTCAATCCATTGATGAAGCTATTGCTATAGCCAATGCATCAGAATATGGATTACAGTCATCTATTTTCACCAATGATATCGATGATGCATTTCACATTGCCAGGTTATTAGAGGTTGGAACCGTTCAGATTAACAATAAAACTGAACGAGGACCAGACCACTTCCCATTCTTAGGTGTAAAAGCGTCAGGTATGGGTACCCAAGGTATACGGTATAGTATTGAGGCCATGAGCCGTCCTAAAGCCATTGTTGTGAATCTAAGAGCAAGGAGTGACCAAGAAGGATAG
- a CDS encoding TetR/AcrR family transcriptional regulator — protein MQVKKDEMKNALLKSGEKEFLEKGYEKASIRKIVKQAGTTIGNFYNYFANKEALFDELVYEEYHQFIHFIQHHNDVERPDYLWHEFNPTLWRAVLSELMDEMIPHFGTGMVLILDSSKGTKYEGSKEKVIKIIQDHFIEHLEKLDNKDIPLGFAEVIAIQMAEGIITILKKYSDPKIRREYLMNYVLFYAVGTMGLIGGL, from the coding sequence ATGCAAGTCAAAAAAGATGAAATGAAAAATGCTCTATTAAAAAGTGGTGAAAAAGAATTTTTAGAAAAAGGCTATGAAAAGGCTTCTATTCGTAAAATTGTTAAGCAGGCAGGAACGACTATTGGTAACTTCTATAATTATTTTGCTAACAAAGAGGCTTTATTTGATGAGCTTGTATATGAAGAATACCATCAGTTTATACACTTTATTCAGCATCATAATGATGTGGAGCGACCAGATTATTTATGGCATGAATTTAATCCTACATTATGGCGGGCAGTTCTATCTGAGCTTATGGATGAAATGATACCTCACTTTGGTACAGGTATGGTTTTAATCTTGGATAGTAGTAAAGGAACAAAATACGAGGGAAGTAAAGAGAAAGTCATTAAAATCATTCAAGACCACTTTATCGAACATCTTGAAAAACTGGATAACAAGGATATACCCCTTGGGTTTGCTGAAGTCATAGCCATTCAGATGGCTGAAGGCATCATTACGATACTCAAAAAATATAGTGACCCTAAAATAAGAAGAGAATACCTGATGAACTATGTTCTGTTCTATGCTGTTGGCACAATGGGTCTTATAGGTGGCTTATAA
- a CDS encoding ABC transporter ATP-binding protein: MIQVSDLNYVYKKSGKLAVKQVNFDIKQGEIFGFLGPSGAGKTTTQRLIIGLLRGYTGHIQVMGKERSAWGKGFYEDIGVAFDFPNLYLKLTALENLKLVSAYYKRKPTGFNTLLDRVGLLEDQHKKVESYSKGMKMRLNFIRALMHEPKLLFFDEPTSGLDPINGKIIKDTLLGLKSQGKTIFLTTHNMTVAEQLCDRVALIVDGEIKEIDSPKNLTMRYGESAVKVEYMDGSQVKEATFNLDSINHNQSFMNVIQSKKILTMHSGEATLEDVFIKLTGRNLQ; the protein is encoded by the coding sequence ATGATTCAAGTTAGTGATCTAAATTATGTGTATAAGAAATCGGGGAAATTAGCTGTTAAACAAGTAAATTTTGATATTAAGCAAGGTGAAATTTTTGGGTTTTTAGGGCCTAGCGGGGCAGGTAAGACAACTACCCAACGCTTGATTATTGGTTTGCTAAGAGGGTATACAGGGCATATTCAAGTAATGGGGAAGGAAAGAAGTGCATGGGGAAAGGGATTTTATGAAGATATAGGGGTAGCCTTTGATTTTCCTAACCTCTATCTCAAATTAACAGCTCTTGAAAATCTCAAATTAGTCAGTGCTTATTATAAACGTAAGCCAACAGGGTTTAACACTTTATTGGATAGGGTTGGATTATTAGAAGATCAACATAAGAAGGTAGAAAGTTATTCCAAGGGTATGAAAATGCGCCTTAATTTTATTCGTGCTTTGATGCATGAACCCAAGTTGTTATTTTTTGATGAACCTACTTCAGGACTTGACCCAATTAATGGGAAAATCATCAAGGATACTCTTTTAGGACTAAAAAGTCAAGGAAAGACAATCTTTTTAACAACCCATAACATGACTGTAGCCGAACAATTATGCGACCGTGTTGCACTTATCGTAGACGGTGAAATAAAAGAAATTGACTCCCCTAAGAATCTTACCATGCGTTATGGAGAAAGTGCTGTAAAAGTAGAGTACATGGATGGCAGTCAAGTGAAAGAAGCCACCTTTAATCTGGATTCCATTAACCATAATCAGTCGTTTATGAACGTGATACAATCTAAAAAAATTCTCACCATGCATAGTGGTGAAGCAACCCTAGAGGATGTTTTTATAAAGCTGACAGGGAGGAATTTACAATGA
- a CDS encoding fluoroquinolone export ABC transporter permease subunit — protein sequence MRLKGALITDFKFQLKQGFYTIYALLIIMYMVVLSLLPASYKHFVLPVLIYSDPAFVGLFFIGGIIMLEKIQGVINYLVITPLYIKEYLLSKILSLSVLAVGAGVAITLSSGYNGYVNYAFMCLGVFLSSIFFILIGVMIVTKCHSLNQYIVYMIPPMLVLTLPCLSLFGSGYAYVWTILPSVAGLRILRGAFAPSNTLEMICLLVYLLLWNGLLFQKVVRIFTDKIVYGGE from the coding sequence ATGAGGTTAAAAGGTGCGCTAATAACGGATTTTAAATTTCAACTAAAGCAAGGATTTTATACCATCTATGCTTTGTTAATAATCATGTACATGGTGGTATTATCTCTGCTACCAGCCAGCTATAAGCATTTCGTATTGCCTGTGTTAATCTATTCAGACCCTGCATTTGTCGGTTTATTTTTCATTGGCGGCATCATCATGTTAGAAAAGATACAGGGTGTTATTAATTATTTAGTCATCACACCACTTTACATAAAAGAATACCTTTTATCAAAGATTCTATCACTTTCTGTCTTAGCTGTAGGGGCTGGAGTTGCTATTACCCTTAGCTCAGGGTATAACGGTTACGTCAATTATGCATTTATGTGCCTTGGGGTATTTTTATCCTCTATATTTTTTATTTTAATTGGCGTTATGATTGTTACAAAATGTCACTCATTGAACCAATACATTGTTTACATGATCCCCCCTATGTTGGTGTTAACACTCCCTTGTCTATCCCTTTTTGGTTCAGGGTATGCCTATGTTTGGACCATTTTACCAAGTGTAGCAGGTCTTCGTATTTTACGAGGTGCTTTTGCCCCATCCAATACCTTGGAAATGATTTGTTTGCTTGTCTATCTACTTCTATGGAATGGGCTGCTATTCCAAAAAGTGGTTCGGATCTTCACAGATAAAATTGTTTATGGAGGTGAGTAA